Proteins co-encoded in one Yamadazyma tenuis chromosome 1, complete sequence genomic window:
- a CDS encoding uncharacterized protein (COG:S; EggNog:ENOG503P2NW) — protein sequence MAKKGGENSKKAAGNAKKADAASKKQQAALAAAEAEEASQWDQGSKKGNKKKEDEQFKKEEAARKKAEREALLAAEEASLPSKPQNSKQRGAAKVAAKRTGKIDDFMDFNSSKPELAASGIDNALEALTLTTKDGGLQNKDFDKHPERRVKAAFLAFEEKRLPEMRKENPGLRLQQIKNLLHKEFSKSSENPMNQATNVSYNATTDDIAEAKIAVRAKKEEKFA from the coding sequence ATGGCCAAAAAAGGAGGAGAAAACTCGAAGAAGGCAGCAGGAAACGCTAAGAAAGCAGATGCTGCCAGTAAGAAACAACAAGCGGCATtggctgctgctgaagCAGAGGAAGCTTCTCAGTGGGACCAAGGATCCAAGAAGGGGaataagaagaaggaagacGAACAGTtcaaaaaagaagaagccgCCAGAAAAAAGGCCGAAAGAGAGGCCTTGTTGGCGGCCGAAGAGGCATCTTTGCCTTCCAAGCCTCAGAACTCCAAACAAAGAGGTGCTGCCAAAGTGGCAGCTAAGAGAACCGGAAAGATCGATGACTTTATGGATTTCAACAGTTCAAAGCCCGAGTTGGCGGCTTCTGGTATCGACAATGCTTTAGAGGCCTTAACGTTGACTACCAAAGACGGAGGTTTACAAAATAAGGATTTCGACAAGCATCCCGAAAGAAGAGTCAAGGCTGCATTTTTggcatttgaagaaaagagattGCCTGAAATGAGAAAGGAGAACCCTGGTTTGCGGTTGCAAcagatcaagaacttgttgcATAAAGAGTTCTCCAAATCTCTGGAAAACCCAATGAACCAGGCCACCAATGTCAGCTACAATGCCACTACTGATGACATTGCTGAGGCAAAGATCGCTGTGAGAgccaagaaggaagagaagttCGCGTAG
- a CDS encoding alcohol dehydrogenase (EggNog:ENOG503NZY2; COG:Q): MSAIPKTQTAYGYERGKGSVAKYENVPVKQPGDNQLLLKIEAAGLCQSDLHILKVVDEEYPANFIMGHEIAGQIVQVGKNLASDPKYQLGSRYSLCICKSCGVCKNCRKGLDMCCDEVSGYGIGTDGGFQQYIVVENLRSLVPIPEGVSYQEAAVATDSVLTPYHAIRKVQQFLEPTTRVLLFGLGGLGLNALQILRTYGCYVVAVDRKADLEAQAKRYGAAEFYTDIGDSNHPTDSFDICFDFCGYKQTFEDCQDYIARDGKLVIVGLGNLQLNYMNFYLARKEVTIYANFGGTAGEQLACLELVRLGKVKPLIKSVSIDELPYYFDQLAKGKVEGRIVFTPPKL; the protein is encoded by the coding sequence ATGTCTGCTATTCCCAAAACACAAACCGCCTACGGCTATGAACGTGGCAAAGGCTCCGTCGCCAAGTACGAAAATGTTCCTGTCAAACAACCCGGTGATaaccagttgttgttgaaaattgAAGCAGCAGGACTCTGCCAGAGCGACCTCCACATTCtcaaggtggtggatgaagaatATCCTGCCAACTTTATCATGGGCCACGAAATCGCCGGCCAAATCGTTCAGGTCGGTAAGAACCTTGCCAGCGACCCCAAGTATCAGCTCGGATCCCGGTATTCGTTGTGCATTTGCAAACTGTGTGGAGTTTGTAAAAATTGCCGTAAGGGCCTTGACATGTGCTGCGACGAGGTTAGTGGATATGGAATTGGCACCGATGGTGGCTTCCAGCAGTATATCgtggtggaaaacttgCGGTCGCTCGTGCCAATTCCCGAAGGAGTATCGTACCAAGAGGCGGCGGTGGCTACCGACTCGGTCTTGACCCCGTACCATGCCATCAGGAAAGTACAGCAATTTTTGGAACCTACCACCAGAGTATTATTGTTTGGTTTGGGCGGCTTGGGCTTGAACGCCCTCCAGATTCTCCGTACGTACGGGTGTTATGTGGTGGCTGTCGACCGCAAGGCCGATTTGGAGGCCCAGGCAAAACGGTATGGTGCAGCCGAGTTCTATACCGATATTGGCGACTCGAATCACCCGACCGACAGTTTCGATATCTGCTTTGATTTTTGTGGATACAAGCAGACATTTGAGGACTGTCAGGACTATATCGCACGTGACGGGAAGCTTGTGATTGTGGGGCTCGGGAACTTGCAACTAAACTACATGAACTTCTATTTGGCCCGTAAAGAAGTTACCATTTACGCCAACTTTGGTGGAACCGCGGGTGAACAGCTTGCGTGCTTGGAATTGGTCCGATTGGGCAAGGTGAAGCCACTTATAAAGTCAGTGTCTATCGACGAACTTCCCTACTATTTTGACCAATTGGCCAAGGGTAAAGTTGAAGGTAGAATTGTGTTTACTCCCCCAAAGCTCTGA
- the UMP1 gene encoding 20S proteasome maturation factor (EggNog:ENOG503P40C; BUSCO:EOG092654XA; COG:O): MSLRIVPDNNHQSTINHAEVGDKAAHAPGFSDMLRSQQGPASLASQINNRHPLESRLGNWEETQHQTRLESYRRVFGAGEPIKRTMELGIVEATDFKPEVLGGSTITEMHKDILLNKDASVDWEDVYKQDVSGGYTVKDFHSEMERKMGIN; the protein is encoded by the coding sequence tcattgagaATAGTTCCAGACAATAACCACCAATCCACCATAAACCATGCTGAGGTTGGCGACAAGGCAGCTCATGCGCCTGGTTTTAGTGATATGTTAAGGTCTCAGCAGGGCCCTGCCAGTTTGGCGTCGCAAATCAACAATCGTCATCCTTTAGAATCGAGACTCGGAAACTGGGAAGAAACCCAACACCAGACCCGGTTAGAATCATACAGAAGAGTATTTGGAGCCGGAGAACCCATCAAGAGAACCATGGAGTTGGGCATCGTGGAAGCCACCGACTTCAAGCCAGAAGTGTTGGGAGGGTCTACTATAACTGAAATGCACAAGGacatcttgttgaacaaggatGCGTCTGTTGACTGGGAAGACGTGTACAAGCAGGATGTGAGTGGAGGATATACGGTGAAGGACTTCCACTCGGAGATGGAGCGTAAAATGGGTATTAATTAG